Proteins from a single region of candidate division KSB1 bacterium:
- a CDS encoding pentapeptide repeat-containing protein, which translates to MANEEHLKILKQGVEAWNEWREKNPQITPDLSGANLIMADLSGANLNKAVLIGADLIMTNLSGEKLTGANLSGANLIEANLSGANLIMADLSGADLCEADLNKAVLHGADLYKADLTGAQDLTAKQLVTTINWQEAILDSSLRVEAEKLSGAEK; encoded by the coding sequence ATGGCAAACGAGGAACATCTCAAGATTCTCAAGCAGGGGGTTGAAGCTTGGAACGAGTGGAGAGAAAAGAATCCCCAAATAACGCCTGACCTCAGCGGAGCAAACCTCATCATGGCAGACCTCAGCGGAGCAAACCTCAACAAAGCGGTCCTCATCGGGGCAGACCTCATCATGACAAACCTCAGCGGAGAAAAACTCACCGGGGCAAACCTCAGCGGAGCAAACCTCATCGAGGCAAACCTCAGCGGAGCAAACCTCATCATGGCAGACCTCAGCGGAGCAGACCTCTGCGAGGCAGACCTCAACAAAGCGGTCCTCCACGGTGCAGACCTCTACAAGGCAGACCTCACCGGGGCTCAGGACTTAACAGCAAAACAACTTGTAACCACAATTAACTGGCAAGAGGCCATTCTCGATTCTTCTCTCAGAGTGGAGGCTGAAAAACTTAGCGGAGCAGAAAAATAG
- a CDS encoding alkaline phosphatase family protein, with protein MNSIYAGPWCGAVHEDQVTLKASIVKSASQVRLIFSKEKALTNKTEVQPQSLSEVQDYQFKIANFHLQALEANTRYYYSLEVNGTKKQGTFKTFPQKGNQANFRFAFSSCSNKYPEDKSLPIVYEKIIENEFENANDDENIFFFCHVGDLHYGDLKKDPVHERLKMLDRTVRRTGFGELFQKLPVVYIWDDHDFLGNNSGGGNKSKRKYANYALEAYDLYVPHYDFGGKGIYQEFTIGKVHFIITDLRYNQKTKKPYEFWKQRKLLGKEQTKWLMSKLIEGKSQDLMVWVNTIPWIGGNIIEKLGGNTWGAFSDERKNLARFIKKENISNLCMVSGDAHMVAIDDGSHSGYAEKSKGGFPVFHAASLDSSISTKGGPYSIGKANGTRGGGIGGRGQYGIIEITYKNGKLHVHWEGKRVKANGDVETLIAHDFESPNTYKDF; from the coding sequence ATGAATTCAATTTATGCTGGTCCCTGGTGTGGAGCTGTTCATGAAGATCAAGTTACACTCAAAGCCTCTATTGTGAAATCAGCCAGTCAGGTACGATTGATTTTTAGCAAAGAGAAAGCGTTAACAAATAAAACTGAAGTTCAGCCACAGAGCTTAAGTGAGGTTCAGGATTATCAATTTAAGATAGCAAACTTTCACCTCCAGGCATTGGAAGCAAATACTCGTTACTACTACTCTCTCGAAGTCAATGGCACCAAAAAGCAAGGTACATTTAAGACATTTCCCCAAAAAGGGAATCAAGCAAATTTCAGATTTGCTTTTTCCTCCTGCTCAAATAAATACCCTGAAGATAAATCATTGCCAATAGTGTATGAGAAAATAATAGAAAATGAATTTGAGAACGCAAATGATGATGAAAATATATTTTTCTTTTGCCACGTGGGTGATCTTCATTATGGCGACTTAAAGAAAGACCCAGTTCACGAAAGATTAAAAATGCTCGACCGGACGGTGAGAAGAACTGGTTTCGGGGAGCTTTTTCAAAAGCTGCCGGTGGTCTACATTTGGGATGATCACGATTTCCTGGGAAATAACTCTGGAGGAGGAAATAAAAGCAAAAGAAAATATGCAAATTACGCCTTGGAGGCCTATGACCTTTACGTCCCACATTATGACTTTGGTGGGAAGGGAATCTATCAGGAGTTTACAATTGGCAAAGTTCACTTTATCATCACTGACTTGAGATACAATCAAAAGACCAAGAAGCCCTATGAATTTTGGAAACAAAGAAAGTTGCTTGGAAAAGAGCAGACAAAGTGGCTAATGAGTAAACTTATCGAGGGCAAGTCTCAAGATTTGATGGTTTGGGTTAACACCATACCGTGGATCGGTGGCAATATTATTGAGAAATTAGGTGGGAATACATGGGGCGCTTTTTCTGACGAGCGCAAGAACCTTGCAAGGTTTATAAAGAAAGAAAATATTAGCAACCTTTGTATGGTCAGTGGTGATGCTCACATGGTGGCTATTGATGACGGAAGTCATAGTGGCTATGCCGAGAAAAGCAAAGGCGGTTTTCCAGTTTTTCACGCAGCTTCGCTCGACAGCAGCATTAGTACCAAGGGAGGTCCGTATAGCATCGGCAAAGCTAATGGGACAAGAGGCGGTGGCATTGGCGGAAGAGGACAATATGGCATTATCGAAATTACCTATAAAAATGGCAAGCTGCACGTCCACTGGGAGGGCAAACGAGTAAAAGCCAACGGAGATGTTGAGACATTAATTGCTCATGATTTTGAGTCGCCGAACACCTATAAAGATTTTTGA
- a CDS encoding ParB/RepB/Spo0J family partition protein — translation MSRNKFEQLISDNLSNFDEDKTSEIDPHIASRTGGTKRMKSAKWIAIAKICADPTQPRKNFNESSIAELAQSIQEYGVRQPIVVEYIADKDKFRIVSGERRYRAAKIVGLNEMPCIVQEKANQSLRFAQQMID, via the coding sequence GTGTCCAGGAATAAATTTGAACAATTAATCTCAGACAATTTGAGCAATTTCGACGAGGACAAGACCTCTGAAATTGACCCGCACATCGCATCAAGAACTGGGGGCACGAAGCGCATGAAAAGCGCCAAATGGATTGCCATTGCTAAGATTTGTGCCGACCCGACCCAGCCGCGTAAGAACTTCAATGAATCCTCAATTGCAGAACTGGCGCAATCGATACAGGAGTATGGCGTACGCCAACCTATTGTGGTCGAATATATTGCAGACAAAGACAAATTTAGAATTGTGAGCGGTGAACGCCGTTATCGAGCTGCCAAGATAGTGGGACTGAATGAAATGCCATGCATTGTCCAGGAGAAAGCGAATCAATCATTGCGATTTGCCCAGCAGATGATAGATTAA